Proteins encoded by one window of Zerene cesonia ecotype Mississippi chromosome 8, Zerene_cesonia_1.1, whole genome shotgun sequence:
- the LOC119828611 gene encoding uncharacterized protein LOC119828611 isoform X3: protein MSPYMLSFLIVSALVATTQGAGFGQYPGQYPGHGQYPGQYPGQYPGNGLYPGQNPGLQGPPGAHPGCPLCDSSVYSYCSHKQVHDSCCCENQAYLPFSCRKTDCNFIYANSCQEYHLITNCCCVDLQKSAPVQAVVPAVVV, encoded by the exons atgtcacCCTATatgttatcatttttaattgtgtCTGCTCTTGTAGCTACTACTCAAG GCGCTGGCTTCGGACAATATCCTGGGCAATATCCGGGACACGGACAATATCCTGGACAGTACCCCGGCCAGTACCCCGGAAATGGGTTGTATCCAGGGCAAAACCCGGGCCTTCAGGGTCCGCCGGGCGCTCACCCGGGCTGCCCGCTTTGCGACTCTTCCGTCTACAGTTATTGCTCCCACAAACAAGTACATGACTCGTGCTGTTGTGAAAACCAAGCTT ATCTTCCATTCTCCTGCCGCAAAACGGACTGCAACTTCATCTACGCGAACTCTTGCCAAGAATACCACTTGATCACGAATTGCTGCTGTGTGGATCTTCAGAAGAGTGCGCCAGTGCAAGCTGTTGTACCAGCTGTAGTTGTTTAG
- the LOC119828385 gene encoding protein arginine N-methyltransferase 1 translates to MESMDVAQEGTSAASTPVQENGPDKNVTAEEMTSRDYYFDSYAHFGIHEEMLKDEVRTLTYRNAMYHNKHLFKGKTVLDIGCGTGILSMFAAKAGAAKVIAVECSNIVDYARKIVEANRLSDVIEIVKGKVEEVELPVDKVDIIISEWMGYCLFYESMLDTVLYARDKWLKEDGMLFPDRCTLFICGIEDRQYKDEKINWWDDVYGFDMSSIRKVAISEPLVDVVDAKQVVTNSCLLKEIDLYTVKKEDLNFESKFHLQVRRNDFIQALVTFFNVEFTKCHKRLGFSTAPEAAYTHWKQTVFYFDEYMTVKKGEEIMGTFSMSPNARNNRDLDFEIEISFKGELCQVQEKNHYRMR, encoded by the exons ATGGAAAGCATGGACGTCGCACAAGAAGGTACATCAGCAGCATCCACACCAGTACAGGAAAACG GACCcgataaaaatgtaacagCGGAGGAGATGACGTCCagagattattattttgattcgTACGCACATTTTGGAATACACGAGGAAATGTTAAAGGATGAAGTACGCACGCTTACATACCGAAACGCGATGTACCACAATAAGCACTTATTTAAGGGAAAA acTGTACTGGACATTGGCTGTGGAACTGGTATTCTGTCAATGTTTGCCGCAAAAGCTGGAGCTGCCAAAGTTATTGCCGTAGAGTGTTCCAATATTGTAGACTATGCACGGAAGATTGTAGAGGCAAATAGGCTTAGTGATGTTATAGAAATTGTTAAGGGAAAG GTAGAAGAAGTGGAACTGCCAGTGGATAAGGTGGACATCATAATCTCAGAGTGGATGGGCTACTGCTTGTTCTATGAGAGCATGTTGGACACCGTGCTGTATGCAAGGGATAAGTGGCTCAAAGAAGATGGCATGCTGTTCCCTGATAG ATGCACTCTATTCATCTGCGGAATTGAAGACCGCCAGTACAAGGATGAGAAAATCAACTGGTGGGATGACGTGTACGGTTTCGACATGTCCTCGATTAGGAAGGTAGCCATCTCAGAGCCACTGGTTGATGTAGTTGATGCTAAACAG gtGGTGACAAACTCTTGTTTGCTGAAAGAAATTGACTTGTACACAGTTAAGAAGGAGGACCTCAATTTCGAGTCCAAGTTCCATCTTCAG GTGCGCCGCAACGATTTTATCCAAGCTCTGGTGACGTTCTTCAACGTGGAGTTCACGAAGTGCCACAAGCGGCTCGGCTTCAGCACGGCGCCCGAGGCCGCCTACACGCACTGGAAGCAGACCGTGTTCTACTTTGACGAGTACATGACG GTGAAAAAGGGTGAAGAAATAATGGGCACGTTCTCAATGAGCCCGAACGCTCGCAACAACCGCGACCTCGACTTTGAGATCGAGATCTCGTTCAAGGGCGAGCTCTGTCAGGTGCAAGAGAAGAACCACTACCGGATGCGTTAG
- the LOC119828611 gene encoding uncharacterized protein LOC119828611 isoform X1 produces the protein MSPYMLSFLIVSALVATTQGAQVQPSNYDISRNKISTSRNGAGFGQYPGQYPGHGQYPGQYPGQYPGNGLYPGQNPGLQGPPGAHPGCPLCDSSVYSYCSHKQVHDSCCCENQAYLPFSCRKTDCNFIYANSCQEYHLITNCCCVDLQKSAPVQAVVPAVVV, from the exons atgtcacCCTATatgttatcatttttaattgtgtCTGCTCTTGTAGCTACTACTCAAG GTGCCCAAGTCCAACCAAGTAACTATGATATAagcagaaataaaatatcaactaGCAGGAACG GCGCTGGCTTCGGACAATATCCTGGGCAATATCCGGGACACGGACAATATCCTGGACAGTACCCCGGCCAGTACCCCGGAAATGGGTTGTATCCAGGGCAAAACCCGGGCCTTCAGGGTCCGCCGGGCGCTCACCCGGGCTGCCCGCTTTGCGACTCTTCCGTCTACAGTTATTGCTCCCACAAACAAGTACATGACTCGTGCTGTTGTGAAAACCAAGCTT ATCTTCCATTCTCCTGCCGCAAAACGGACTGCAACTTCATCTACGCGAACTCTTGCCAAGAATACCACTTGATCACGAATTGCTGCTGTGTGGATCTTCAGAAGAGTGCGCCAGTGCAAGCTGTTGTACCAGCTGTAGTTGTTTAG
- the LOC119828611 gene encoding uncharacterized protein LOC119828611 isoform X2: protein MSPYMLSFLIVSALVATTQGFGLGDLWDYLLGAGFGQYPGQYPGHGQYPGQYPGQYPGNGLYPGQNPGLQGPPGAHPGCPLCDSSVYSYCSHKQVHDSCCCENQAYLPFSCRKTDCNFIYANSCQEYHLITNCCCVDLQKSAPVQAVVPAVVV from the exons atgtcacCCTATatgttatcatttttaattgtgtCTGCTCTTGTAGCTACTACTCAAG GTTTCGGATTAGGAGACTTATGGGACTATTTATTAGGCGCTGGCTTCGGACAATATCCTGGGCAATATCCGGGACACGGACAATATCCTGGACAGTACCCCGGCCAGTACCCCGGAAATGGGTTGTATCCAGGGCAAAACCCGGGCCTTCAGGGTCCGCCGGGCGCTCACCCGGGCTGCCCGCTTTGCGACTCTTCCGTCTACAGTTATTGCTCCCACAAACAAGTACATGACTCGTGCTGTTGTGAAAACCAAGCTT ATCTTCCATTCTCCTGCCGCAAAACGGACTGCAACTTCATCTACGCGAACTCTTGCCAAGAATACCACTTGATCACGAATTGCTGCTGTGTGGATCTTCAGAAGAGTGCGCCAGTGCAAGCTGTTGTACCAGCTGTAGTTGTTTAG